One window from the genome of Pirellulales bacterium encodes:
- a CDS encoding dockerin type I domain-containing protein, with protein LVDTTNGQTILSNLSLAGTTYTPTTPLTNGHNYQWQVQAFDNNGYLGTPTNNQTFSVVPKAVLLGDVNGDGIVNSQDLALITANWLSNGPVGDVNGDGIVNAQDLALVSSNWLATLAAVADEIAGTAQATTVSSTGVTSISVTADPSDALASPTDAPRMSSITGAMTRTWPSELAESATTNVVTEWPVRGRSRS; from the coding sequence GCTGGTCGATACCACGAACGGGCAGACCATCCTCAGCAACTTGTCGCTGGCAGGCACCACTTACACTCCCACCACCCCGCTGACCAACGGACACAACTACCAATGGCAAGTCCAGGCTTTCGACAACAACGGATACCTCGGAACGCCTACCAACAATCAAACGTTTAGCGTTGTTCCTAAAGCTGTTTTGCTTGGGGACGTTAATGGCGACGGCATTGTCAATTCGCAAGACCTGGCCCTGATCACTGCGAATTGGCTCAGCAATGGGCCCGTCGGCGACGTGAACGGCGACGGCATCGTCAACGCGCAAGACCTCGCTCTAGTCTCATCGAATTGGCTTGCAACGCTGGCTGCCGTAGCTGACGAAATTGCCGGCACCGCGCAAGCGACCACGGTCTCATCCACCGGCGTAACCAGCATCTCGGTCACTGCCGATCCGAGCGACGCACTTGCATCGCCAACAGACGCTCCGCGGATGTCATCGATTACCGGCGCAATGACAAGAACGTGGCCGAGCGAATTGGCGGAGTCGGCCACTACGAATGTCGTGACCGAATGGCCCGTACGGGGGCGAAGCAGATCGTAA